GGCACGAGGCCTGAACGGCGAAACTGCGAGTATAAAAGGAGAGTATCGGTGGGTCAGAAGGTACATCCGCTGGGGTTCCGGCTAGGCGTGATTCGGACGTGGAGTTCGATTTGGTACGCCGGGCGCAACTATGCCGAGTTGCTTCACGAGGACCTGAAACTGCGGGACTACATCAAGAAGCGCCTTTACCACACCGGCGTCGCCCGAGTCGACATCGAGCGGGCGGGCCGAAAGGCGAAAGTTCACATTTACACGGCGCGCCCCGGGTTGGTGATCGGGCAGCGCGGAGCCGAGGTGGACAAACTGCGCTTCGAGCTTGAGAAGCTGACCGGCCGGGAACTCCTCATCAACATCCACGAGGTGATGAGCCCCGAATTGAACGCCCAGCTCGTCGCCGAAGGCATTGCGTCGCAACTGGAACGCCGCGTTTCGTTCCGCCGCG
This genomic interval from Candidatus Hydrogenedentota bacterium contains the following:
- the rpsC gene encoding 30S ribosomal protein S3; amino-acid sequence: MGQKVHPLGFRLGVIRTWSSIWYAGRNYAELLHEDLKLRDYIKKRLYHTGVARVDIERAGRKAKVHIYTARPGLVIGQRGAEVDKLRFELEKLTGRELLINIHEVMSPELNAQLVAEGIASQLERRVSFRRAMKKSVQNTMRLGARGIRLRVAGRLNGAEIARQEQAREGSVPLHTLRADVDYGFATAFTTYGTIGVKCWIYHNDIERGGRVASPAEARGIQARRDRERPSRTSNS